A DNA window from Phragmites australis chromosome 11, lpPhrAust1.1, whole genome shotgun sequence contains the following coding sequences:
- the LOC133885595 gene encoding probable serine/threonine-protein kinase PBL7: MSCFSCFKPDKKMPSRRIQSRQVTVGKTVSSQNGASLKESESNKQSSVASKQKPSSETAANTEPNKGSSAVAKTAKAFTFRELATATKNFRPDCLLGEGGFGRVYKGQLENGQLVAVKQLDLNGFQGNREFLVEVLMLSLLHHPNLVSLVGYCADGDQRLLVYEYMALGSLADHLLDNTPDQVPLSWHIRMKIAHGTAKGLEYLHEKANPPVIYRDLKSPNILIDEEYSPKLSDFGLAKLGPVGEKTHISTRVMGTYGYCAPEYIRTGQLTVKTDVYSFGVFLLELITGRRAVDTSRPASDQILVNWAKPMLRDRKMYHELVDPLLRGDYPERDLSQAVGVAAMCLQEEASVRPYMSDAVVALGFLAEVPTGYQEKPGTTPQKKQVEGPLLTSSAKQDKSAYDRQRAVAEAIEWGSLRQKQKAQSQEKKAQSQGLTSPPEANRL; the protein is encoded by the exons ATGAGCTGTTTTTCATGCTTCAAGCCTGACAAAAAGATGCCGTCAAGGAGGATCCAGTCGAGGCAGGTCACGGTCGGGAAGACAGTCTCAAGCCAAAATGGAGCGTCACTCAAGGAATCTG AATCCAACAAGCAATCATCTGTCGCTTCAAAGCAGAAGCCATCATCTGAAACAGCAGCAAATACCGAACCTAACAAAGGAAGTTCTGCTGTTGCCAAAACTGCAAAAGCATTCACATTCCGTGAGCTAGCAACAGCAACAAAGAATTTCCGCCCCGACTGCCTTCTGGGAGAAGGGGGCTTCGGCAGGGTCTACAAGGGTCAGCTTGAAAATGGACAG CTTGTTGCTGTCAAGCAACTAGACCTGAATGGATTTCAAGGCAACAGAGAGTTCCTGGTTGAGGTCTTGATGCTCAGTCTGTTGCACCATCCAAACTTAGTCAGCTTGGTAGGCTATTGCGCAGACGGAGATCAAAGGCTTCTGGTGTATGAGTACATGGCACTTGGCTCACTTGCAGACCACCTGCTTG ATAACACTCCTGATCAAGTACCGCTAAGTTGGCATATCAGGATGAAGATAGCCCATGGAACTGCTAAGGGGCTCGAATACCTCCATGAAAAGGCGAACCCACCTGTCATCTACCGGGATCTCAAGTCCCCCAACATACTTATCGACGAGGAGTACAGCCCGAAGCTCTCAGACTTTGGGCTTGCAAAGCTCGGGCCCGTTGGGGAGAAGACACACATCTCAACTCGAGTGATGGGTACATACGGGTACTGCGCTCCAGAATACATAAGAACAGGCCAGCTAACTGTCAAGACTGATGTCTACAGTTTTGGGGTTTTCCTACTGGAGCTGATCACAGGAAGAAGAGCTGTGGATACCTCCAGACCAGCAAGTGATCAAATCCTGGTTAACTGG GCCAAGCCCATGCTCAGAGACAGGAAGATGTACCATGAACTAGTAGACCCTCTTCTCAGAGGGGACTACCCAGAGAGAGATTTGAGCCAGGCTGTGGGTGTGGCAGCAATGTGCCTACAAGAGGAAGCCTCAGTCCGGCCATACATGAGTGATGCTGTTGTGGCACTGGGATTCCTTGCAGAAGTGCCTACTGGATATCAAGAGAAGCCTGGTACTACACCCCAAAAGAAACAAGTTGAAGGTCCTTTGTTGACTAGCAGCGCTAAGCAAGATAAGAGCGCATACGATCGTCAAAGAGCTGTGGCTGAGGCCATTGAGTGGGGCTCCTTGAGGCAGAAACAGAAGGCTCAAagccaagaaaagaaagctCAAAGTCAAGGCCTTACATCACCTCCAGAAGCCAACAGGTTGTGA
- the LOC133884892 gene encoding tetraspanin-6-like, which yields MYPYRFSNVLIGYLNLATLLASIPIIGAGLWLAKGSTTTCSSILQTPLLIIGFVVLLISLAGFVGACFHVAWALWLYLLAIMLLIAMLLGLTVFGFTVTAGGGGTQVPGRPYREYHISDYSSWLQKHMQDIKYWRPALACVVGSKACAKIENWTPMDYLQHDLTPIQSGCCKPPTSCQYSGGMPVGAQDEDCYRWNNDLNILCYQCNSCKAGVMEQVRQDWHKVSVLNVIVLVTLICICSCGCCAFRNASRSVSEYPYGVNRMSKIRPRWDYYWWRWWRDRREQLY from the exons ATGTACCCTTACCGGTTCAGCAATGTGCTGATCGGCTACCTCAACCTGGCAACGCTCCTCGCCTCGATTCCGATCATCGGGGCAGGGCTCTGGCTGGCCAAGGGCTCGACGACAACATGCTCGTCAATACTGCAGACACCGCTCCTCATCATCGGCTTTGTCGTGCTCTTGATCTCTCTTGCTGGTTTCGTGGGCGCTTGCTTCCATGTCGCTTGGGCGTTGTGGCTCTACCTCCTCGCCATTATGCTGCTCATAGCCATGCTCCTTGGGCTCACCGTGTTCGGGTTCACCGTCACGGCAGGAGGCGGTGGTACACAGGTGCCTGGCAGACCTTACAGGGAGTACCACATCTCAGACTACTCCTCATGGCTCCAGAAGCACATGCAGGACATCAAGTACTGGCGGCCAGCTCTTGCCTGTGTAGTTGGGTCCAAGGCCTGCGCCAAGATTGAAAACTGGACTCCCATGGATTACCTCCAGCATGATCTCACGCCAATACAG TCTGGCTGCTGCAAACCACCGACATCATGCCAGTACAGCGGAGGCATGCCTGTCGGAGCGCAGGACGAGGACTGCTACCGTTGGAACAATGATCTGAACATCCTATGCTACCAGTGCAACTCGTGCAAGGCCGGAGTAATGGAGCAGGTCCGCCAGGACTGGCACAAGGTCTCCGTCCTCAACGTCATCGTGCTTGTCACCCTCATCTGCATCTGTTCCTGTGGGTGCTGCGCCTTCAGAAATGCTAGCCGCTCCGTGTCCGAGTACCCATATGGGGTAAACCGCATGTCCAAGATCCGCCCACGCTGGGACTACTACTG GTGGCGATGGTGGCGTGATAGGAGAGAGCAGCTCTACTAG
- the LOC133883884 gene encoding L-type lectin-domain containing receptor kinase VIII.2-like, translating into MPTPAPAPAMARPALSLALLLLLLLALADDPAVAVRFDYAMLTLGSLKLLGDAHLKNGTIRLSRDLPVPTSGAGRALYASPVSLRSGFSTQFAFTVTTLNPSSVGGGLAFVLAADDSSIGDAGPYIGISTKTDAAAVEFDTLMDVQFGDVNGNHVGLDLGTMVSAAVADLDEAGVELTSGRTVNSWIDYKGGIMEVFVSYAAKRPPAPVLSAPVDLGESVKDAAFVGFSASTQGSTEVHAIEWWSFSTASPSTAPHPAPTPPPESPVSSATPPPASINPVLPSPLLPGVTPSPPSATVSAPTSSIAAASAPANAAAGNAGSPHPPKHAAVAGAATAGAFVAVSFAGFAFWALARRTRAKKHTALAVAKKRDSLASAAALARSPREFSYKELRAATRGFDASRVIGNGAFGTVFKGIIPDTGAMVAVKRYTNANANANGEQARSEFLSELSIIAGLRHRNLLRLQGWCYEKGEILLVYDYMRNGSLDRAVFDASSPVLPWHHRYEILAGVASALAYLHHECERRVIHRDVKSSNVMLDEAYRARLGDFGLARQAEHGESPDATAAAGTMGYLAPEYLLTGRATEGTDVFSFGALVLEVACGRRPIGTEGRCNNLVEWVWSLHGEASVLDAVDPRLGGEYDEGEMRRALLVGLACSSPEPALRPGMRAVVQMLSGEADPPFVPATRPSMSFRANHQLLLSLQDSVSDYNALGLNLSDSSSDSLSSSSLTSTLQRGGHDIGFSGTGGDTQ; encoded by the coding sequence ATGCCAACGccggcgcccgcgcccgccaTGGCCAGACCCGCCCTCTCGCTGGCAttgctcctccttctcctcctcgccctCGCTGACGACCCAGCCGTGGCGGTGCGTTTCGACTATGCGATGCTCACCCTCGGCAGCCTCAAGCTCCTCGGCGACGCGCACCTCAAGAACGGCACCATCCGCCTCTCCCGCGACCTCCCCGTCCCCACCTCCGGCGCCGGCCGCGCGCTCTACGCGTCACCCGTCTCGCTCCGCTCCGGATTCTCCACCCAGTTCGCCTTCACCGTCACCACGCTCAACCCCTCCTCCGTCGGCGGGGGGCTCGCCTTCGTCCTCGCCGCGGATGACTCCTCCATCGGCGATGCCGGCCCCTACATCGGGATCTCCACTAAgaccgacgccgccgccgtcgagttCGACACGCTCATGGACGTGCAATTCGGGGACGTCAACGGGAACCACGTAGGGCTGGATCTCGGGACCATGGTgtccgccgccgtcgccgattTAGATGAGGCCGGAGTCGAGCTCACCAGCGGGAGGACCGTCAACTCGTGGATCGACTACAAGGGGGGGATCATGGAGGTGTTCGTGTCCTACGCGGCGAAGCGGCCGCCGGCGCCTGTGCTGTCCGCGCCAGTGGACCTTGGGGAGAGTGTCAAGGACGCAGCTTTCGTCGGGTTCTCGGCGTCCACGCAGGGGAGCACGGAGGTGCACGCAATCGAGTGGTGGAGCTTCTCGACCGCATCCCCGTCGACGGCGCCGCATCCGGCGCCTACGCCGCCGCCGGAATCGCCCGTTTCCTCGGCTACTCCCCCTCCGGCGAGCATCAATCCGGTGCTTCCTTCGCCGCTGCTCCCGGGAGTGACGCCGTCGCCGCCATCCGCGACGGTTTCGGCGCCCACTAGCTCGATCGCCGCGGCGAGCGCTCCGGCGAACGCCGCCGCGGGGAATGCCGGCTCGCCGCACCCGCCCAAGCACGCGGCCGTGGCCGGCGCCGCGACGGCGGGCGCCTTCGTTGCCGTGTCGTTCGCGGGCTTCGCGTTCTGGGCGCTCGCGCGCCGCACGAGGGCCAAGAAGCACACGGCATTGGCGGTGGCCAAGAAGCGCGACAGCCTCGCGTCGGCCGCGGCACTCGCGCGGTCGCCGCGGGAGTTCAGCTACAAGGAGCTGAGAGCCGCGACGCGCGGCTTCGACGCGTCCCGCGTCATCGGCAACGGCGCGTTCGGCACCGTGTTCAAGGGCATCATCCCCGACACTGGCGCCATGGTCGCCGTGAAGCGCTACACAAACGCAAACGCCAACGCCAACGGCGAGCAGGCGCGCTCCGAGTTCCTGTCGGAGCTCTCcatcatcgccggcctccgacaCCGCAACCTCCTCCGCCTCCAGGGGTGGTGCTACGAGAAAGGTGAGATCTTGCTGGTCTACGACTACATGCGCAACGGCAGCCTCGACCGGGCGGTGTTCGACGCCTCGTCCCCGGTGCTCCCGTGGCACCACCGCTACGAGATCCTCGCCGGCGTGGCCTCCGCGCTGGCGTACCTCCATCACGAGTGCGAGCGCCGCGTCATCCACCGGGACGTCAAGTCCAGCAACGTCATGCTGGACGAGGCGTACCGCGCGCGGCTCGGCGACTTCGGCCTCGCGCGCCAGGCGGAGCACGGCGAATCCCCCGACGCGACTGCCGCGGCCGGCACGATGGGGTACCTGGCGCCGGAGTACCTCCTGACGGGGCGCGCCACCGAGGGCACCGACGTGTTCAGCTTCGGCGCACTGGTGCTGGAGGTGGCGTGCGGGCGGCGGCCCATCGGCACGGAAGGCCGGTGTAACAACCTGGTGGAGTGGGTGTGGAGTCTGCACGGCGAGGCCAGCGTGCTGGACGCCGTCGACCCAAGGCTGGGCGGCGAGTACGACGAGGGAGAGATGCGGCGGGCGCTGCTGGTGGGGTtggcatgctccagccccgagCCGGCGCTGCGGCCAGGGATGCGCGCCGTGGTGCAGATGCTGAGCGGGGAGGCGGACCCGCCGTTCGTGCCGGCGACGCGGCCGTCTATGAGCTTCCGCGCCAACCACCAGCTGCTGCTGAGCCTGCAGGACAGCGTGTCGGACTACAACGCGCTGGGGCTGAACCTGTCGGACTCGTCGTCGGACTCGCTGAGCTCGTCGTCGCTGACGAGCACGCTGCAGAGAGGCGGGCACGACATCGGGTTCAGCGGCACCGGCGGCGACACCCAGTGA